In the Candidatus Eisenbacteria bacterium genome, one interval contains:
- a CDS encoding ABC transporter permease has translation MNEIEVRAARYAVRRVGDWFAEVGRITFMLGEAMRAFVPALRSFRLIVDQMGTIGVGSMWLVTIVSLFTGGVAAVQAAYQFSSVVPLKFIGAVIVRSVIIELGPVLTALVVGGRVGASIAAELGTMKVTEQIDALRAMAINPIRYLVVPRLAASIVMLPVVTIYANAIAVFGGFLVAITAIGVTPDTYVTGIKQYFFIKDLVSGLLKAMVFGGIIGTMGCYHGFATEGGAEGVGKATTHAVVASCVLVLVTDYLLAHVLFQVIFAS, from the coding sequence ATGAACGAGATCGAAGTCCGCGCCGCCCGCTACGCGGTCCGGCGCGTCGGCGACTGGTTCGCCGAGGTCGGACGCATCACGTTCATGCTCGGCGAGGCGATGCGCGCGTTCGTCCCGGCGCTGCGCTCGTTCCGGCTCATCGTCGACCAGATGGGCACGATCGGCGTGGGCTCGATGTGGCTGGTCACCATCGTCAGTCTCTTCACCGGAGGAGTGGCCGCGGTGCAGGCCGCCTATCAGTTCTCGAGCGTCGTGCCGCTCAAGTTCATCGGCGCCGTGATCGTGCGCTCGGTCATCATCGAGCTCGGGCCCGTGCTCACCGCGCTCGTCGTCGGCGGCCGCGTGGGGGCCTCGATCGCGGCCGAGCTCGGCACCATGAAGGTCACCGAGCAGATCGACGCGCTGCGCGCCATGGCGATCAACCCGATCCGCTACCTGGTCGTGCCGCGCCTGGCCGCTTCCATCGTCATGCTCCCGGTGGTCACGATCTACGCCAACGCCATCGCCGTGTTCGGCGGCTTCCTGGTGGCGATCACGGCGATCGGCGTCACGCCCGACACCTACGTCACCGGCATCAAGCAGTACTTCTTCATCAAGGACCTCGTGTCCGGGCTGCTCAAGGCCATGGTGTTCGGCGGAATCATCGGCACGATGGGCTGCTACCACGGCTTCGCCACCGAAGGCGGCGCCGAGGGCGTGGGCAAGGCCACCACGCACGCCGTCGTCGCCTCGTGCGTGCTGGTGCTGGTCACCGACTACCTGCTCGCCCACGTCCTGTTCCAAGTGATCTTCGCCTCATGA
- a CDS encoding ABC transporter ATP-binding protein, which translates to MIRIRGLSKRLGKKQVLSGLDLEIPTGETWVIIGRSGTGKSVLLKHIVGLMKPDQGSIEIDGDDIATMKEAEVNEVRKRFGMLFQGAALFDSLNVGDNVGLALREHRVMPEDKIRERVAQRLDWVGLAGSEKQRPSDLSGGMRKRVGLARAIAMDPQFILYDEPTTGLDPITADVIDQLIRAMQRRMRVTSVAVTHDLASAYKIGDQIAMLHDGKVVFQGTPDETKVTKNPLVRQFIEGSSEGPMEV; encoded by the coding sequence ATGATCCGGATCCGCGGGTTGTCCAAGCGCCTCGGCAAGAAGCAGGTGCTGAGCGGGCTCGATCTGGAGATCCCCACCGGCGAGACCTGGGTGATCATCGGCCGGAGCGGCACGGGAAAGAGCGTGCTCCTCAAGCACATCGTCGGTCTCATGAAGCCCGACCAGGGGTCGATCGAGATCGACGGCGACGACATCGCGACGATGAAGGAGGCCGAGGTCAACGAAGTGCGCAAGCGCTTCGGCATGCTCTTCCAGGGCGCCGCGCTCTTCGACTCCCTGAACGTCGGTGACAACGTCGGGCTCGCCTTGCGGGAGCATCGCGTGATGCCCGAAGACAAGATCCGCGAGCGCGTGGCGCAGCGTCTGGACTGGGTGGGGCTGGCCGGCAGCGAGAAGCAGCGGCCTTCGGATCTGTCGGGCGGCATGCGCAAGCGTGTGGGCCTGGCCCGGGCGATCGCCATGGATCCCCAGTTCATCCTGTACGATGAGCCGACGACCGGTCTCGACCCGATCACCGCCGACGTCATCGACCAGCTGATCAGAGCGATGCAGCGCCGCATGCGCGTGACGTCGGTCGCGGTCACGCACGATCTGGCCAGCGCCTACAAGATCGGCGACCAGATCGCGATGCTGCACGATGGCAAGGTGGTCTTTCAGGGAACGCCGGACGAGACGAAGGTGACGAAGAACCCTTTGGTGAGGCAGTTCATCGAGGGCTCGAGCGAAGGTCCGATGGAGGTCTGA
- a CDS encoding MlaD family protein, translating to MGITVLGALAVLIVGVVWLKEYGFGNKSRIWHVTFPETGGLGKSDEVQVNGIRKGAVHTMELVGDRVMVDLALDKDVVLTNDSRVAIRSVGMMGERVIAVDLKSTGAPYSPRDTIQGIYEMGLAEVMADLGNTTSSVSTIAERLNNLVGVMDENGDLSGALRNFRQTSEELRMTVAENRAALRQTFADFSSTARTARGLTTGREAELRRAIDNFSQTAENMNRLSNRLDSLRSTIQSVSTKVERGQGTLGKLVNDEKLYADLNSSIQSFKLLVEDIKANPKKYLKVEIF from the coding sequence GTGGGTATCACGGTGCTGGGTGCGCTCGCCGTTCTGATCGTCGGCGTGGTGTGGCTCAAGGAATACGGCTTCGGCAACAAGTCCCGGATCTGGCACGTCACGTTCCCCGAGACGGGTGGGCTCGGGAAGAGCGATGAAGTCCAGGTGAACGGGATTCGGAAGGGCGCCGTGCACACGATGGAGCTGGTGGGCGACCGGGTCATGGTCGACCTGGCGCTCGACAAGGACGTCGTTCTCACGAACGACTCGCGCGTGGCGATCCGCAGCGTCGGCATGATGGGGGAGCGGGTGATCGCCGTGGACCTCAAGAGCACCGGCGCGCCCTACTCGCCGCGTGACACCATCCAGGGCATCTACGAGATGGGCCTGGCCGAGGTCATGGCGGATCTCGGCAACACCACCTCGTCGGTATCGACGATCGCCGAGCGGCTCAACAACCTCGTGGGCGTCATGGACGAGAACGGGGATTTGTCCGGCGCGCTCCGCAACTTCCGCCAGACCAGCGAAGAGCTGAGAATGACCGTGGCCGAGAATCGGGCGGCGCTCCGGCAGACATTCGCCGATTTCTCGTCGACCGCGCGGACCGCGCGCGGGCTGACCACCGGCCGCGAGGCCGAGCTCCGCCGCGCGATCGACAACTTCTCGCAGACCGCGGAGAACATGAACCGGCTCTCCAATCGCCTGGACTCGCTGCGCTCCACCATCCAGTCCGTGAGCACCAAGGTGGAGCGCGGACAGGGCACGCTCGGCAAGCTGGTCAACGACGAGAAGCTCTACGCGGACCTCAATTCCTCCATCCAGTCCTTCAAATTGCTGGTCGAGGACATCAAGGCCAACCCGAAGAAGTATCTGAAGGTCGAGATCTTCTAG
- the radA gene encoding DNA repair protein RadA — protein MAKKNRAAFFCGTCGHEEPRWFGRCPSCQAWNTASEAPSAGTGAASGRRRRWTPAGGEPPAPRALASVEVAETPRDITGIPELDRVLGGGLVPGSLILVGGDPGIGKSTLVLQVARALSGRERKVLYVAGEESEEQVRMRAQRLGATPESLFILCETDLEAVIDAASAMRPDVLVADSIQTLSRSDLEGGPGSVTQVRECGLALLQFAKATRTVVFLIGHVTKEGAVAGPRVLEHMVDAVLYLEGERYHDARILRAAKNRFGSTQELGVFAMEEGGLREVANPSAAFLSEARESQAGTAVVASLEGTRPLLVEVQALVSSSFYGTPQRVTSGFDARRLAVLLAVLERRVGLKIGRHDVFVSVTGGITLEEPGTDLGVALAVASSFKNRPLKPRTLAIGEVSLSGGVRRVRRLDLRLREAARLGFVRAGVPAVQAEDGEGLSIEVLALETLREAFDRLLDAPAEPSRSGPPAEAPETARA, from the coding sequence GTGGCGAAGAAAAACCGGGCAGCCTTCTTCTGCGGCACCTGCGGCCACGAGGAGCCGCGCTGGTTCGGCCGCTGTCCGTCCTGCCAGGCATGGAACACCGCCAGCGAGGCGCCTTCGGCCGGGACGGGCGCGGCTTCGGGACGCAGGCGTCGCTGGACTCCCGCGGGCGGCGAGCCGCCGGCGCCGCGCGCGCTCGCCAGCGTCGAAGTCGCCGAGACGCCGCGTGACATCACGGGCATTCCCGAGCTCGACCGCGTGCTGGGGGGCGGTCTCGTCCCAGGATCGCTGATCCTGGTCGGTGGAGACCCGGGGATCGGCAAGAGCACGCTCGTGCTCCAGGTGGCGCGCGCGTTGTCAGGCAGAGAGCGCAAGGTGCTCTACGTCGCGGGCGAGGAGAGCGAGGAGCAGGTCCGTATGCGTGCCCAGCGGCTCGGCGCGACCCCCGAAAGTCTCTTCATCCTGTGCGAGACCGACCTCGAAGCCGTGATCGACGCCGCGAGCGCGATGCGACCCGACGTGCTGGTGGCGGACTCGATCCAGACGCTCTCCCGCTCCGACCTCGAAGGCGGGCCGGGATCGGTCACTCAAGTGAGGGAGTGTGGCCTCGCCTTGCTCCAGTTCGCCAAGGCGACCCGCACCGTGGTCTTCCTGATCGGTCACGTGACCAAGGAAGGCGCTGTGGCTGGTCCGCGTGTGCTCGAGCACATGGTCGACGCGGTGCTCTATCTGGAAGGCGAGCGCTACCACGACGCGCGCATCCTGCGCGCCGCCAAGAACCGCTTCGGATCGACTCAGGAGCTGGGCGTGTTCGCGATGGAGGAAGGTGGCCTGCGCGAGGTCGCGAATCCCAGCGCCGCGTTCCTCTCGGAAGCGCGCGAGTCGCAGGCCGGCACCGCGGTGGTGGCGAGCCTCGAGGGGACGCGCCCGCTGCTGGTCGAAGTTCAGGCTCTGGTCTCCAGCTCGTTCTACGGCACGCCGCAGCGCGTGACGAGCGGCTTCGACGCGCGGCGGCTCGCGGTGCTGCTCGCCGTGCTCGAGCGCCGTGTCGGTCTCAAGATCGGCCGGCACGACGTCTTCGTGTCCGTCACCGGAGGCATCACGCTCGAGGAGCCGGGAACCGATCTCGGCGTCGCTCTGGCGGTCGCTTCCTCGTTCAAGAACCGGCCGCTCAAGCCGCGCACGCTGGCGATCGGCGAGGTGAGCCTCTCGGGAGGCGTGCGCCGCGTGCGGCGCCTCGATCTCCGGCTGCGGGAGGCCGCTCGGCTGGGATTCGTGCGTGCCGGCGTGCCGGCGGTGCAGGCCGAGGACGGCGAGGGCCTCTCGATCGAAGTCCTGGCCCTCGAGACCTTGCGCGAGGCATTCGACCGCCTGCTCGACGCGCCGGCCGAGCCCTCACGGAGCGGGCCGCCGGCCGAGGCACCGGAGACGGCGCGCGCGTGA
- the ispD gene encoding 2-C-methyl-D-erythritol 4-phosphate cytidylyltransferase produces the protein MSVAALLLCGGRGERLGMPVPKSLASLAGRPLFTWSLSALERCSAITAIVVVGPVKHLKEMMAAAGQASWKVTGWVEGGRERQESVARGLLALPEGADHVLVHDAARALVEPPLLERVIADGLEHGAAIAAIRLADTLKRGSLDVVEDTVPRASLWCAQTPQVFRRAWLEEAHRSAPKNATDDAMLVEALGKRVHLTEGDPLNFKITTPRDLELAEAWLTRAPART, from the coding sequence GTGAGCGTCGCGGCGCTGCTCCTCTGCGGCGGTCGTGGCGAACGGCTCGGCATGCCGGTCCCGAAGTCGCTGGCATCGCTCGCCGGGCGACCGCTCTTCACCTGGAGCCTTTCGGCGCTCGAGCGCTGCTCGGCGATCACCGCGATCGTGGTCGTCGGCCCGGTCAAGCACCTGAAGGAAATGATGGCGGCCGCCGGGCAGGCCTCGTGGAAGGTCACCGGCTGGGTCGAAGGAGGCCGGGAACGGCAGGAATCGGTGGCCCGTGGCCTTCTGGCCTTGCCGGAAGGCGCCGATCACGTGCTGGTCCACGATGCCGCACGGGCGCTGGTCGAGCCGCCGCTCCTGGAGCGGGTGATTGCCGACGGGCTCGAGCACGGCGCCGCGATCGCGGCGATTCGACTGGCGGATACGCTGAAACGTGGCAGTCTTGACGTCGTGGAAGACACCGTGCCGCGAGCCTCCCTCTGGTGCGCCCAGACGCCCCAGGTCTTCCGACGCGCATGGCTGGAAGAGGCGCACCGCTCGGCGCCGAAGAACGCCACCGACGACGCGATGCTGGTCGAGGCGCTCGGCAAGCGGGTCCACCTCACCGAGGGAGACCCACTCAACTTCAAGATCACCACGCCACGGGACCTGGAGCTCGCCGAGGCGTGGCTCACACGAGCTCCCGCGAGGACCTGA
- the ispF gene encoding 2-C-methyl-D-erythritol 2,4-cyclodiphosphate synthase, which translates to MGLRVGIGYDIHAVAKDRKLILGGVSFDIDWGLAGHSDADVLCHAIGDAVLGAAGLGDLGRHFPPTDPRWKDASSIHLLGLIRAMLHGAGARVVNVDSTVVAQEPKLAPKIVEMCRNIATALQIGADQVSVKATTNEALDALGRSEGIAAWAAVLIELED; encoded by the coding sequence ATGGGTCTCCGAGTCGGGATCGGCTACGACATTCATGCGGTGGCGAAGGACCGCAAGCTGATACTGGGCGGCGTGTCCTTCGACATCGACTGGGGCCTCGCCGGACACAGCGATGCCGACGTCCTCTGCCATGCGATCGGCGACGCCGTGCTCGGCGCGGCAGGCCTCGGAGATCTCGGACGGCATTTCCCACCCACCGATCCGCGCTGGAAGGATGCTTCGAGCATCCATCTGCTCGGGCTGATCCGCGCCATGCTGCACGGCGCGGGCGCGCGCGTGGTCAACGTCGACTCGACCGTGGTGGCTCAGGAGCCGAAGCTCGCGCCGAAGATCGTCGAGATGTGCCGGAACATCGCCACCGCGCTGCAGATCGGCGCGGACCAGGTGTCGGTGAAAGCCACGACCAACGAGGCGCTCGATGCGCTTGGCCGCAGCGAAGGCATCGCTGCCTGGGCCGCGGTGCTCATCGAGCTCGAAGACTAG
- the gltX gene encoding glutamate--tRNA ligase: MSGPSDVRVRFAPSPTGWLHVGGARTAYFNWLFARRHHGALVLRIEDTDVERSSEASERGVLEDLGWLGLDWDEGPDRGGAFGPYRQSERLAIYREWVERLIAQGAAYPCFCTDAELEARRAAALAAGRPPQYDGRCRTMAIAERDRARAEGRSESVRFAVAARDWVLHDLVREEVRFPSGMVGDFVLLRSSGLPTYNFACVVDDASMRISHVIRAEEHLPNTVRQLMLYGAFGLDPPRFAHVPLILNADRTKMSKRTGEAAVAVGDWRQAGYVPEALLSYLALLGFHPGDDREILSRAELLEAFDLGRVGRSGSVFDPDKLRWVNAHYLHHATGEQLRAWAGPFLPKAARDLEPARLEALLAAIRGNLTTLADVAAELGPFLGDGTLELEADARAVLETEGARALCRALGAELESLADWSGDRFKSAVQTVGRSLGIKGRELFQPPRAALTGRTHGPELPVVAELLGRDLSLARLRAAGGTSK; this comes from the coding sequence ATGTCCGGCCCTTCTGACGTCCGTGTTCGCTTCGCCCCCAGTCCCACGGGATGGCTCCATGTCGGCGGAGCGCGCACCGCGTACTTCAATTGGCTGTTCGCGCGCCGCCACCATGGGGCGCTGGTGCTGCGGATCGAGGACACCGATGTCGAGCGCTCGAGCGAAGCCAGCGAGCGCGGCGTGCTCGAGGATCTCGGCTGGCTCGGTCTCGACTGGGACGAGGGGCCCGACCGCGGAGGCGCCTTCGGTCCTTACCGGCAGAGCGAGCGGCTCGCGATCTATCGGGAGTGGGTCGAGCGGCTGATCGCACAAGGCGCCGCGTACCCCTGCTTCTGCACCGACGCCGAGCTGGAGGCGCGCCGGGCGGCGGCGCTCGCCGCCGGCCGGCCGCCGCAATACGACGGCCGTTGCCGCACCATGGCCATCGCCGAGCGCGATCGCGCGCGCGCCGAGGGGCGCTCGGAAAGCGTGCGCTTCGCGGTCGCGGCCCGCGATTGGGTCCTCCATGACCTGGTGCGCGAAGAGGTGCGCTTCCCGTCCGGCATGGTGGGGGATTTCGTGCTGCTGCGATCGAGCGGGCTGCCGACGTACAATTTCGCGTGCGTCGTGGACGATGCCTCCATGCGGATCAGTCATGTGATCCGCGCCGAGGAGCATCTGCCCAATACGGTGCGGCAGCTCATGCTCTACGGCGCGTTCGGGCTCGACCCGCCGCGCTTCGCGCACGTGCCGCTGATCCTCAACGCGGACCGCACCAAGATGAGCAAGCGGACCGGCGAAGCCGCGGTGGCGGTCGGCGACTGGCGGCAGGCCGGATACGTGCCCGAGGCCCTGCTCAGCTATCTGGCGCTGCTCGGCTTCCACCCCGGAGACGACCGCGAGATCCTGTCACGCGCCGAGCTGCTCGAGGCCTTCGACCTTGGCCGTGTCGGCCGCAGCGGATCGGTCTTCGATCCCGACAAGCTTCGCTGGGTGAACGCGCACTATCTCCACCACGCCACCGGCGAGCAGCTGCGGGCCTGGGCGGGGCCGTTCCTGCCGAAGGCGGCGCGCGACCTCGAACCGGCACGGCTCGAGGCCCTGCTGGCCGCGATCCGCGGCAACCTCACGACGCTCGCCGACGTCGCCGCGGAGCTGGGGCCATTCCTCGGCGACGGAACGCTCGAGCTCGAGGCCGACGCGCGTGCGGTGCTGGAGACCGAGGGCGCGCGCGCGTTGTGCCGGGCGCTGGGCGCCGAGCTCGAGTCGCTTGCGGACTGGAGTGGAGACAGGTTTAAATCCGCGGTTCAAACAGTCGGTCGGTCGCTCGGAATCAAGGGTCGCGAGCTGTTCCAGCCTCCGCGCGCCGCGCTCACCGGGCGCACGCACGGTCCGGAGCTTCCCGTCGTCGCCGAGCTCCTGGGTCGCGATCTGAGCCTCGCGCGCCTTCGCGCCGCGGGAGGAACTTCCAAGTGA
- a CDS encoding D-alanine--D-alanine ligase, whose translation MKVAVLMGGRSSEREISLRTGRGIAQAVRNLGHEVVAIDAANGRLLPAGDEERGALPSSALEPHGEAALSRPETLAGADVILIALHGAAGENGTLQALLDLSGKPYTGSGMMASALAMNKAMAKRLFEHDGIPTPRWRLLPPDATTASFEPESIGGFPLVVKPNEEGSSVGLTVVESAGDLEDALRLAGDLGEILVEEFIEGRELTVSMLGERALPIVEIRPKSGLYDYESKYTAGRSEYFCPADLPEAIAAKVQDLGRRAAAVLGCRGVSRVDFRLDAREVPYCLEVNTVPGMTPTSLVPMAAKAIGMSYDQVVQAMIDLAIADSRRRLHSASKH comes from the coding sequence GTGAAGGTGGCCGTATTGATGGGAGGCCGTTCCTCGGAGCGCGAGATCTCGCTGCGCACGGGCCGCGGGATCGCGCAAGCCGTGCGCAATCTCGGACACGAGGTGGTGGCCATCGACGCCGCCAACGGACGATTGCTGCCGGCCGGCGATGAAGAGCGCGGAGCGCTTCCCTCCTCGGCCCTCGAGCCCCACGGCGAGGCCGCGCTGTCGCGCCCGGAAACGCTGGCGGGCGCCGACGTGATCCTGATCGCCCTCCACGGCGCCGCGGGTGAGAACGGCACGCTGCAGGCCCTGCTCGATCTTTCGGGCAAGCCCTACACCGGGTCCGGCATGATGGCCAGCGCGCTGGCGATGAACAAGGCGATGGCGAAGCGGTTGTTCGAGCATGACGGAATCCCCACGCCGCGCTGGCGGCTGCTTCCGCCCGATGCCACGACCGCGTCTTTCGAACCCGAGTCGATCGGCGGATTTCCGCTGGTGGTGAAGCCGAACGAAGAAGGCTCGAGCGTCGGGCTCACCGTGGTCGAGAGCGCAGGAGATCTCGAGGATGCGCTGCGTCTCGCAGGCGATCTGGGTGAGATCCTGGTGGAGGAGTTCATCGAAGGGCGCGAGCTGACCGTGTCGATGCTCGGCGAGCGCGCGCTTCCGATCGTCGAGATTCGTCCCAAGAGCGGCCTGTACGATTACGAGTCGAAGTACACGGCCGGCCGGAGCGAGTACTTCTGCCCCGCCGATCTGCCGGAAGCGATCGCGGCCAAGGTCCAGGATCTCGGGCGGAGGGCTGCCGCCGTGCTGGGCTGCCGCGGCGTGTCTCGCGTGGACTTCCGCCTCGACGCGCGCGAAGTTCCCTACTGCCTCGAAGTGAACACGGTGCCTGGCATGACCCCGACGAGCCTCGTGCCCATGGCGGCGAAGGCGATCGGGATGAGCTACGACCAGGTGGTGCAGGCCATGATCGATCTGGCGATCGCCGACTCGCGGCGACGCCTACACTCGGCGTCCAAGCACTGA
- a CDS encoding M42 family metallopeptidase, protein MDRTLGFLKDLVEAHGAPGFEGDVVPVMEKHLKGVGPFSRDKLGSFMCEKKGTSAAPRVMLMGHLDEVAFMVKSITKEGFVKFLPLGGWWGHVVLGQRLIIKTRKGDVIGVVGSKPPHELRDEDRKRVLEIKDLFIDVGATADWDVKKKLDIRPGDPIIPDSAFTVMANPDLLLAKAWDNRIGCAIAAETARRLSGVSHPNTVIAGATVQEEVGLRGAMTSVYKVQPDVAFALDVGIAHDTPGTEGDERLGGGPLVVVYDATSIPNRGLLDLVTDTARKLRMSLQFESVERGGTDAGRFHVHGQGVPSISMGVPARYIHSHVSIIDRRDFESTVRLLLAIIKRLDAKTVAGLTR, encoded by the coding sequence ATGGACCGAACGCTGGGATTCCTGAAGGACCTCGTCGAGGCGCACGGAGCACCTGGTTTCGAGGGGGACGTGGTGCCCGTGATGGAGAAGCACCTCAAGGGTGTCGGCCCATTCTCGCGCGACAAGCTCGGCAGCTTCATGTGCGAGAAGAAGGGCACGAGCGCGGCTCCGCGGGTCATGCTCATGGGACATCTCGACGAAGTGGCGTTCATGGTCAAGTCGATCACCAAGGAAGGCTTCGTGAAGTTCCTGCCGCTCGGCGGATGGTGGGGCCACGTCGTGCTCGGCCAGCGTCTGATCATCAAGACCCGCAAGGGTGACGTGATCGGCGTGGTGGGCTCCAAGCCGCCTCACGAACTGCGCGATGAGGACCGCAAGCGGGTCCTCGAGATCAAGGACCTGTTCATCGACGTGGGGGCGACCGCCGATTGGGACGTGAAGAAGAAGCTCGACATCCGGCCCGGCGATCCCATCATTCCCGACTCGGCATTCACGGTCATGGCCAATCCCGACCTGTTGCTGGCCAAGGCGTGGGACAACCGCATCGGCTGCGCGATCGCGGCCGAGACCGCGCGCCGGCTTTCGGGCGTGTCCCACCCCAACACGGTGATCGCGGGCGCGACGGTTCAGGAGGAAGTGGGGCTGCGCGGCGCCATGACGTCGGTCTACAAGGTCCAGCCCGACGTCGCCTTTGCGCTCGACGTGGGCATCGCGCACGACACGCCGGGCACCGAGGGGGATGAGCGCCTCGGAGGGGGGCCGCTCGTCGTGGTCTACGACGCCACCTCGATCCCGAACCGCGGTCTGCTCGATCTGGTGACGGACACCGCCCGCAAGCTGCGCATGTCGCTGCAGTTCGAATCGGTGGAGCGCGGCGGTACGGACGCCGGACGCTTCCATGTGCACGGGCAGGGCGTGCCCAGCATTTCCATGGGAGTGCCGGCCCGCTATATCCACAGCCATGTCAGCATCATCGATCGCAGAGACTTCGAGAGCACCGTTCGTCTGCTTCTCGCCATCATCAAGCGTCTGGACGCGAAGACGGTCGCCGGTCTGACCCGTTAG